A genome region from Acipenser ruthenus chromosome 29, fAciRut3.2 maternal haplotype, whole genome shotgun sequence includes the following:
- the LOC117425864 gene encoding uncharacterized protein LOC117425864 isoform X5, protein MQFCAHKTPAPSPVKVTRQPIRSTSQLGGWVEHTEKGEQSRWQTSKAPRLWKMAVNVRLTSDSADKYNRYELLAWMNESLQTEFSKVEQLCSGAAFCQLMDLLFPGSVCLKKVKFQAQEDIEFFHNYKLLNASFLKLGVTKTVPVDELVKGTFQENFSFTKWFKKFFDANYEGHAYDALAAREGQEILPVQTNASSFRCRQLKNKEYAQVKVKCEDSDPEDESFNKKRKHRNSYNHFWQECFDWVSPGSLGEMYAYCDICEINLNINHGGKNDLKRHGESKKHRKNAQKKKTWKVQKTNSNLERSLLDSFPCGYGTLKFIEKYCKDLEVIQNMCNGGKVSRIMARYVMGLKYPKDITDMCCQTPYCIYLYQNVDLGDAERANVILVGFFSETVGKSVIRFFDVTQCTAESVQTAFDCFVETLKKFDIPIHKLAAFYSEGGASDDDNFLSRLKEISPNVVNMGSLCHMVDCASKSGVAAMSTLVDELVLDICNHFLSSSKTNQKLKELFVNVEPFDSARPASAQCLLLSEIIKKMLAAWPDLIKYFQSRTLKGDKIRVICERLESHKVRVTFLFLKHALEPLCAFSLKLQNQESLLPLLLKDLSGTLRVYAGRLLLPEATVKLLKSQDLKLLGKAENVLPHSELCVGPEAEKYLAEHEDDLGAADKAVFFKDAALFYSAVIMQMLQRLPLNDSSLRNISTLLNPACKLKITGKMVVDLASQLGVCSNSEETSQLNDEFLEYQLSESDTGASLSCLSMQQYWSNVLKSSFSGSGGQLSVFQRLMLTLLCLPHPALKAEIAFSKAVENGDASLIDDSLSRSEWEDTTDLDLTNGTEDSFQSAEEPSSPPRPKQNTETSSTDMVELCRMKPCVVLVEKRINYTENVIIQSNQKTAKSSSDVGDESFWDNSFKEEKKSKMAICTSTPRKAAKKSFPYTDGKGFRVGELVWGKVKGFSWWPGLVAGWPHKQAPASMRRVEWFGDGMYSEIYTEMLLPFAAFSECFSNTSYADLPAYKDAIFQSLEIAGERSGKTFPPCKKDEQQKLMLEWAFKGFQPGGAEGLKPPEITEPAVVLKEDPMEIPIQDYQPPVKKHKYYSKNKGAAEQDYTREQMVQEVLQKGKNLEDFCLSCGTVRIEIFHPLFEGSLCLKCKDNFCETLYRYDEDGYQSYCTVCCAGQEVILCGNSSCCRCYCIDCLEFLVGPGTFEKVKEVEPWHCYLCLPSKRYGLLKQRPNWSVKVQEFFVNTSAMEFEPHRVYPSIPADQRRPIKVLSLFDGIATGYLVLKDLGFKVDRYIASEICEDSIAVGLIKHEGKIEHVDDVRSITKKHIAEWGPFDLLIGGSPCNDLSIVNPARKGLFEGTGRLFFEYYRLLNMLKPKEGDSRPFFWLFENVVAMGVRDKQDICRFLECNPVLIDAVKVSPAHRARNFWGNIPGMNRPLAISLNDKVELQACLEHGRIAKFKKVRTITTRPNSIKQGKQEMLPVVMNGKEDNLWCTELERIFGFPKHYTDVYNMGRGARQKVLGRSWSVPVIRHLFAPLKDYFACE, encoded by the exons GTTTTCAAAGGTTGAGCAGCTTTGTTCAG GTGCGGCGTTCTGCCAGTTGATGGACTTGCTTTTCCCTGGTTCTGTGTGTTTGAAGAAGGTGAAGTTTCAGGCCCAAGAAGATATTGAGTTCTTCCATAATTACAAActgttaaacgcaagctttctGAAATTGGGTGTAACCAAG acTGTACCTGTGGACGAATTGGTAAAAGGAACATTTCAGGAGAACTTCAGTTTTACGAAGTGGTTCAAGAAATTCTTTGATGCCAACTACGAGGGTCATGCTTATGATGCTTTAGCTGCTCGCGAAGGGCAGGAGATTCTCCCCGTGCAAACGAACGCCTCATCTTTTAGATGTAGGCAGTTGAAGAACAAAGAATATGCAC AGGTAAAAGTGAAATGTGAAGACTCAGATCCTGAAGATGAATCGTTTAACAAGAAAAGGAAACATCGAAATTCGTACAATCACTTCTGGCAAGAATGTTTTGACTGGGTTAGCCCGGGTAGTCTAGGTGAAATGTATGCTTATTGTGACATCTGCGAAATCAATTTAAATATAAACCACGGTGGCAAGAATGACTTAAAGCGACACGGTGAATCAAAGAAACATCGGAAAAatgcccagaaaaaaaaaacatggaaagttCAAAAGACTAACAGCAACTTGGAGCGAAGTTTGCTTGACTCCTTTCCCTGTGGCTATGGCACTTTGAAATTCATTGAGAAATACTGCAAGGATCTGGAAGTTATTCAGAACATGTGCAACGGTGGAAAGGTTTCGCGCATCATGGCACGCTATGTGATGGGACTGAAATATCCAAAGGATATAACTGACATGTGTTGTCAAACtccatattgtatttatttataccagAATGTAGATTTGGGAGATGCGGAGAGAGCTAATGTCATATTGGTGGGTTTTTTCAGTGAAACAGTTGGGAAAAGTGTGATTCGATTTTTTGACGTTACACAATGCACAGCAGAGAGTGTACAGACAGCTTTTGACTGCTTTGTAGAGACACTTAAGAAATTTGATATCCCAATTCACAAACTTGCTGCTTTCTATTCGGAGGGTGGAGCTTCTGATGATGATAACTTTCTTTCCAGGCTAAAAGAAATAAGCCCTAATGTTGTTAATATGGGAAGCCTTTGCCATATGGTAGACTGTGCCAGCAAATCTGGAGTTGCAGCAATGTCCACTCTTGTGGATGAACTTGTGTTGGATATTTGTAATCATTTCTTATCCTCTTCCAAAACCAACCAGAAATTGAAGGAGCTTTTTGTGAATGTGGAACCTTTCGATTCAGCCCGACCTGCATCGGCACAGTGCCTTCTGCTCAGCGAAATCATCAAGAAGATGCTGGCGGCATGGCCTGATCTCATTAAGTACTTTCAGTCTCGCACCCTCAAGGGTGACAAAATCCGGGTAATCTGCGAAAGGCTGGAAAGCCACAAGGTCAGGGTGACGTTCTTGTTTTTGAAACACGCACTGGAACCTCTGTGTGCCTTCAGCCTCAAGCTGCAGAACCAGGAAAGCCTTCTCCCGCTGCTGCTGAAGGACCTGAGCGGAACGCTGCGGGTATATGCTGGTAGGCTGCTGCTCCCCGAGGCAACGGTTAAACTGCTGAAGAGTCAGGATCTCAAACTCCTGGGCAAGGCAGAGAATGTACTGCCACACAGTGAGCTGTGCGTCGGACCAGAAGCTGAGAAGTACCTGGCGGAACACGAGGATGACCTTGGAGCTGCTGACAAAGCCGTGTTCTTTAAAGACGCTGCATTGTTCTATTCTGCTGTGATAATGCAGATGCTTCAGAGACTCCCATTGAATGATAGCTCCCTGAGAAATATCTCCACTCTGTTGAATCCTGCCTGCAAATTGAAAATCACAGGGAAAATGGTTGTGGACCTTGCTTCCCAGCTTGGAGTTTGTAGCAACTCAGAAGAAACTAGCCAACTCAATGATGAGTTTCTAGAATATCAGCTGTCAGAAAGTGATACAGGCGCCAGTCTATCCTGTTTGTCAATGCAGCAGTACTGGAGTAATGTTTTAAAATCGTCTTTCTCTGGCTCTGGAGGACAGCTGTCAGTTTTCCAAAGACTGATGCTGACTTTGTTGTGCCTACCACACCCCGCTTTAAAAGCAGAGATAGCCTTCAGTAAG GCAGTTGAGAACGGAGACGCGTCGCTCATTGATGACAGCTTGTCTCGCAGTGAGTGGGAAGACACCACAGACCTGGACCTCACTAACGGGACTGAAGACAGTTTCCAATCCGCTGAAGAGCCTTCCTCACCACCGCGCCCCAAACAGAACACGGAGACCAGCTCAACAG ATATGGTTGAACTTTGCCGGATGAAGCCCTGTGTTGTGCTGGTGGAAAAGAGGATAAACT ATACAGAAAATGTCATTATCCAGTCTAACCAAAAAACAGCAAAAAGCAGCTCTGATGTGGGAGATGAGAGTTTTTGGGATAACTCTTTTAAAGAG gagaaAAAGAGTAAGATGGCTATCTGCACCTCTACGCCAAGAAAGGCAGCCAAGAAGTCATTTCCATACACG GACGGGAAAGGGTTCAGAGTTGGCGAGCTAGTGTGGGGGAAGGTGAAAGGCTTCTCCTGGTGGCCAGGCCTTGTGGCTGGCTGGCCGCACAAGCAGGCTCCTGCCTCCATGAGGAGGGTTGAGTGGTTCGGAGATGGCATGTATTCAGAG ATTTACACAGAGATGTTGCTCCCCTTTGCAGCTTTCTCAGAGTGTTTTTCTAACACTTCCTACGCTGATCTGCCCGCTTATAAGGATGCGATCTTCCAGTCGCTTGAA ATAGCCGGTGAGAGATCTGGGAAGACATTTCCACCGTGTAAGAAGGACGAGCAGCAAAAACTCATGCTGGAGTGGGCATTCAAAGGGTTTCAACCAGGAGGAGCCGAGGGCCTGAAACCACCTGAAATTACAG AACCAGCAGTAGTCCTAAAAGAAGACCCTATGGAGATCCCTATTCAAGATTATCAGCCCCCTGTGAAGAAGCATAAAtactacagtaaaaacaaaggCGCAGCTGAGCAGGACTACACCAGAG AACAAATGGTCCAAGAAGTTTTGCAAAAAGGAAAAAATTTAGAAG ATTTCTGTCTGTCTTGTGGGACCGTGAGAATCGAGATATTTCATCCCCTGTTTGAAGGAAGCCTGTGTCTAAAGTGCAAG GATAATTTCTGTGAAACATTATACCGTTACGATGAGGATGGGTACCAGtcatactgtacagtgtgttgTGCTGGTCAAGAGGTCATTCTTTGTGGAAATTCCAGTTGTTGTCG GTGCTACTGCATTGATTGTCTGGAGTTCTTGGTGGGTCCGGGGACGTTTGAGAAAGTGAAGGAGGTAGAGCCCTGGCATTGCTACCTGTGTCTGCCTTCTAAGCGCTACGGACTCCTGAAGCAAAGACCCAACTGGAGCGTTAAAGTTCAGGAGTTCTTTGTGAATACCAGCGCCATGGAATTT GAACCCCACAGGGTGTACCCATCAATCCCCGCAGATCAGCGTCGACCCATTAAAGTCTTGTCTCTCTTTGACGGCATTGCCACAG GATATTTAGTCTTAAAGGATCTGGGCTTCAAGGTAGACCGGTACATTGCATCTGAAATCTGTGAAGACTCTATCGCAGTTGGCCTTATCAAACATGAAGGAAAAATTGAACATGTGGATGATGTCCGAAGCATTACGAAAAaacat ATAGCAGAGTGGGGTCCCTTTGACCTGCTGATTGGGGGAAGCCCCTGTAATGACCTCTCAATTGTCAATCCAGCAAGGAAAGGTCTGTTTG AGGGCACAGGAAGACTGTTCTTTGAATATTATCGTTTGCTGAACATGCTTAAACCGAAGGAAGGAGACTCCCGACCTTTCTTCTGGCTGTTTGAGAACGTGGTGGCCATGGGTGTCCGGGACAAACAGGATATTTGTCGCTTCCTGGAG TGCAACCCCGTGTTGATCGATGCAGTCAAAGTGAGTCCAGCGCATAGAGCAAGAAACTTCTGGGGTAACATACCTGGAATGAACAG GCCACTTGCTATTTCTTTGAATGATAAAGTTGAACTACAAGCCTGCCTAGAACATGGCAGAATAGCAAAG tTTAAAAAAGTCCGTACTATCACAACACGTCCAAACTCCATTAAGCAGGGCAAACAAGAGATGCTTCCTGTTGTCATGAACGGAAAAGAGGATAACCTGTGGTGTACAGAGCTGGAAAG GATCTTCGGCTTTCCCAAGCACTACACAGATGTATACAACATGGGACGCGGGGCTCGTCAGAAGGTCCTTGGAAGGTCGTGGAGTGTCCCGGTGATCCGCCACTTGTTCGCACCCCTCAAAGACTACTTTGCCTGTGAATAG
- the LOC117425864 gene encoding uncharacterized protein LOC117425864 isoform X4, whose product MQFCAHKTPAPSPVKVTRQPIRSTSQLGGWVEHTEKGEQSRWQTSKAPRLWKMAVNVRLTSDSADKYNRYELLAWMNESLQTEFSKVEQLCSGAAFCQLMDLLFPGSVCLKKVKFQAQEDIEFFHNYKLLNASFLKLGVTKTVPVDELVKGTFQENFSFTKWFKKFFDANYEGHAYDALAAREGQEILPVQTNASSFRCRQLKNKEYAQVKVKCEDSDPEDESFNKKRKHRNSYNHFWQECFDWVSPGSLGEMYAYCDICEINLNINHGGKNDLKRHGESKKHRKNAQKKKTWKVQKTNSNLERSLLDSFPCGYGTLKFIEKYCKDLEVIQNMCNGGKVSRIMARYVMGLKYPKDITDMCCQTPYCIYLYQNVDLGDAERANVILVGFFSETVGKSVIRFFDVTQCTAESVQTAFDCFVETLKKFDIPIHKLAAFYSEGGASDDDNFLSRLKEISPNVVNMGSLCHMVDCASKSGVAAMSTLVDELVLDICNHFLSSSKTNQKLKELFVNVEPFDSARPASAQCLLLSEIIKKMLAAWPDLIKYFQSRTLKGDKIRVICERLESHKVRVTFLFLKHALEPLCAFSLKLQNQESLLPLLLKDLSGTLRVYAGRLLLPEATVKLLKSQDLKLLGKAENVLPHSELCVGPEAEKYLAEHEDDLGAADKAVFFKDAALFYSAVIMQMLQRLPLNDSSLRNISTLLNPACKLKITGKMVVDLASQLGVCSNSEETSQLNDEFLEYQLSESDTGASLSCLSMQQYWSNVLKSSFSGSGGQLSVFQRLMLTLLCLPHPALKAEIAFSKAVENGDASLIDDSLSRSEWEDTTDLDLTNGTEDSFQSAEEPSSPPRPKQNTETSSTDMVELCRMKPCVVLVEKRINYTENVIIQSNQKTAKSSSDVGDESFWDNSFKEGVPRGIYGWDSSLRQKPPARKIYQAGANSWEKPKTDNCSPSTKKNLSTPLDGKGFRVGELVWGKVKGFSWWPGLVAGWPHKQAPASMRRVEWFGDGMYSEIYTEMLLPFAAFSECFSNTSYADLPAYKDAIFQSLEIAGERSGKTFPPCKKDEQQKLMLEWAFKGFQPGGAEGLKPPEITEPAVVLKEDPMEIPIQDYQPPVKKHKYYSKNKGAAEQDYTREQMVQEVLQKGKNLEDFCLSCGTVRIEIFHPLFEGSLCLKCKDNFCETLYRYDEDGYQSYCTVCCAGQEVILCGNSSCCRCYCIDCLEFLVGPGTFEKVKEVEPWHCYLCLPSKRYGLLKQRPNWSVKVQEFFVNTSAMEFEPHRVYPSIPADQRRPIKVLSLFDGIATGYLVLKDLGFKVDRYIASEICEDSIAVGLIKHEGKIEHVDDVRSITKKHIAEWGPFDLLIGGSPCNDLSIVNPARKGLFEGTGRLFFEYYRLLNMLKPKEGDSRPFFWLFENVVAMGVRDKQDICRFLECNPVLIDAVKVSPAHRARNFWGNIPGMNRPLAISLNDKVELQACLEHGRIAKFKKVRTITTRPNSIKQGKQEMLPVVMNGKEDNLWCTELERIFGFPKHYTDVYNMGRGARQKVLGRSWSVPVIRHLFAPLKDYFACE is encoded by the exons GTTTTCAAAGGTTGAGCAGCTTTGTTCAG GTGCGGCGTTCTGCCAGTTGATGGACTTGCTTTTCCCTGGTTCTGTGTGTTTGAAGAAGGTGAAGTTTCAGGCCCAAGAAGATATTGAGTTCTTCCATAATTACAAActgttaaacgcaagctttctGAAATTGGGTGTAACCAAG acTGTACCTGTGGACGAATTGGTAAAAGGAACATTTCAGGAGAACTTCAGTTTTACGAAGTGGTTCAAGAAATTCTTTGATGCCAACTACGAGGGTCATGCTTATGATGCTTTAGCTGCTCGCGAAGGGCAGGAGATTCTCCCCGTGCAAACGAACGCCTCATCTTTTAGATGTAGGCAGTTGAAGAACAAAGAATATGCAC AGGTAAAAGTGAAATGTGAAGACTCAGATCCTGAAGATGAATCGTTTAACAAGAAAAGGAAACATCGAAATTCGTACAATCACTTCTGGCAAGAATGTTTTGACTGGGTTAGCCCGGGTAGTCTAGGTGAAATGTATGCTTATTGTGACATCTGCGAAATCAATTTAAATATAAACCACGGTGGCAAGAATGACTTAAAGCGACACGGTGAATCAAAGAAACATCGGAAAAatgcccagaaaaaaaaaacatggaaagttCAAAAGACTAACAGCAACTTGGAGCGAAGTTTGCTTGACTCCTTTCCCTGTGGCTATGGCACTTTGAAATTCATTGAGAAATACTGCAAGGATCTGGAAGTTATTCAGAACATGTGCAACGGTGGAAAGGTTTCGCGCATCATGGCACGCTATGTGATGGGACTGAAATATCCAAAGGATATAACTGACATGTGTTGTCAAACtccatattgtatttatttataccagAATGTAGATTTGGGAGATGCGGAGAGAGCTAATGTCATATTGGTGGGTTTTTTCAGTGAAACAGTTGGGAAAAGTGTGATTCGATTTTTTGACGTTACACAATGCACAGCAGAGAGTGTACAGACAGCTTTTGACTGCTTTGTAGAGACACTTAAGAAATTTGATATCCCAATTCACAAACTTGCTGCTTTCTATTCGGAGGGTGGAGCTTCTGATGATGATAACTTTCTTTCCAGGCTAAAAGAAATAAGCCCTAATGTTGTTAATATGGGAAGCCTTTGCCATATGGTAGACTGTGCCAGCAAATCTGGAGTTGCAGCAATGTCCACTCTTGTGGATGAACTTGTGTTGGATATTTGTAATCATTTCTTATCCTCTTCCAAAACCAACCAGAAATTGAAGGAGCTTTTTGTGAATGTGGAACCTTTCGATTCAGCCCGACCTGCATCGGCACAGTGCCTTCTGCTCAGCGAAATCATCAAGAAGATGCTGGCGGCATGGCCTGATCTCATTAAGTACTTTCAGTCTCGCACCCTCAAGGGTGACAAAATCCGGGTAATCTGCGAAAGGCTGGAAAGCCACAAGGTCAGGGTGACGTTCTTGTTTTTGAAACACGCACTGGAACCTCTGTGTGCCTTCAGCCTCAAGCTGCAGAACCAGGAAAGCCTTCTCCCGCTGCTGCTGAAGGACCTGAGCGGAACGCTGCGGGTATATGCTGGTAGGCTGCTGCTCCCCGAGGCAACGGTTAAACTGCTGAAGAGTCAGGATCTCAAACTCCTGGGCAAGGCAGAGAATGTACTGCCACACAGTGAGCTGTGCGTCGGACCAGAAGCTGAGAAGTACCTGGCGGAACACGAGGATGACCTTGGAGCTGCTGACAAAGCCGTGTTCTTTAAAGACGCTGCATTGTTCTATTCTGCTGTGATAATGCAGATGCTTCAGAGACTCCCATTGAATGATAGCTCCCTGAGAAATATCTCCACTCTGTTGAATCCTGCCTGCAAATTGAAAATCACAGGGAAAATGGTTGTGGACCTTGCTTCCCAGCTTGGAGTTTGTAGCAACTCAGAAGAAACTAGCCAACTCAATGATGAGTTTCTAGAATATCAGCTGTCAGAAAGTGATACAGGCGCCAGTCTATCCTGTTTGTCAATGCAGCAGTACTGGAGTAATGTTTTAAAATCGTCTTTCTCTGGCTCTGGAGGACAGCTGTCAGTTTTCCAAAGACTGATGCTGACTTTGTTGTGCCTACCACACCCCGCTTTAAAAGCAGAGATAGCCTTCAGTAAG GCAGTTGAGAACGGAGACGCGTCGCTCATTGATGACAGCTTGTCTCGCAGTGAGTGGGAAGACACCACAGACCTGGACCTCACTAACGGGACTGAAGACAGTTTCCAATCCGCTGAAGAGCCTTCCTCACCACCGCGCCCCAAACAGAACACGGAGACCAGCTCAACAG ATATGGTTGAACTTTGCCGGATGAAGCCCTGTGTTGTGCTGGTGGAAAAGAGGATAAACT ATACAGAAAATGTCATTATCCAGTCTAACCAAAAAACAGCAAAAAGCAGCTCTGATGTGGGAGATGAGAGTTTTTGGGATAACTCTTTTAAAGAG GGGGTGCCCAGGGGAATATATGGGTGGGATTCAAGTCTCCGACAGAAACCCCCTGCTCGCAAAATATATCAGGCAGGTGCGAATTCCTGGGAAAAACCAAAGACTGACAACTGCAGTCCAAGCACAAAAAAGAATTTAAGCACACCTCTG GACGGGAAAGGGTTCAGAGTTGGCGAGCTAGTGTGGGGGAAGGTGAAAGGCTTCTCCTGGTGGCCAGGCCTTGTGGCTGGCTGGCCGCACAAGCAGGCTCCTGCCTCCATGAGGAGGGTTGAGTGGTTCGGAGATGGCATGTATTCAGAG ATTTACACAGAGATGTTGCTCCCCTTTGCAGCTTTCTCAGAGTGTTTTTCTAACACTTCCTACGCTGATCTGCCCGCTTATAAGGATGCGATCTTCCAGTCGCTTGAA ATAGCCGGTGAGAGATCTGGGAAGACATTTCCACCGTGTAAGAAGGACGAGCAGCAAAAACTCATGCTGGAGTGGGCATTCAAAGGGTTTCAACCAGGAGGAGCCGAGGGCCTGAAACCACCTGAAATTACAG AACCAGCAGTAGTCCTAAAAGAAGACCCTATGGAGATCCCTATTCAAGATTATCAGCCCCCTGTGAAGAAGCATAAAtactacagtaaaaacaaaggCGCAGCTGAGCAGGACTACACCAGAG AACAAATGGTCCAAGAAGTTTTGCAAAAAGGAAAAAATTTAGAAG ATTTCTGTCTGTCTTGTGGGACCGTGAGAATCGAGATATTTCATCCCCTGTTTGAAGGAAGCCTGTGTCTAAAGTGCAAG GATAATTTCTGTGAAACATTATACCGTTACGATGAGGATGGGTACCAGtcatactgtacagtgtgttgTGCTGGTCAAGAGGTCATTCTTTGTGGAAATTCCAGTTGTTGTCG GTGCTACTGCATTGATTGTCTGGAGTTCTTGGTGGGTCCGGGGACGTTTGAGAAAGTGAAGGAGGTAGAGCCCTGGCATTGCTACCTGTGTCTGCCTTCTAAGCGCTACGGACTCCTGAAGCAAAGACCCAACTGGAGCGTTAAAGTTCAGGAGTTCTTTGTGAATACCAGCGCCATGGAATTT GAACCCCACAGGGTGTACCCATCAATCCCCGCAGATCAGCGTCGACCCATTAAAGTCTTGTCTCTCTTTGACGGCATTGCCACAG GATATTTAGTCTTAAAGGATCTGGGCTTCAAGGTAGACCGGTACATTGCATCTGAAATCTGTGAAGACTCTATCGCAGTTGGCCTTATCAAACATGAAGGAAAAATTGAACATGTGGATGATGTCCGAAGCATTACGAAAAaacat ATAGCAGAGTGGGGTCCCTTTGACCTGCTGATTGGGGGAAGCCCCTGTAATGACCTCTCAATTGTCAATCCAGCAAGGAAAGGTCTGTTTG AGGGCACAGGAAGACTGTTCTTTGAATATTATCGTTTGCTGAACATGCTTAAACCGAAGGAAGGAGACTCCCGACCTTTCTTCTGGCTGTTTGAGAACGTGGTGGCCATGGGTGTCCGGGACAAACAGGATATTTGTCGCTTCCTGGAG TGCAACCCCGTGTTGATCGATGCAGTCAAAGTGAGTCCAGCGCATAGAGCAAGAAACTTCTGGGGTAACATACCTGGAATGAACAG GCCACTTGCTATTTCTTTGAATGATAAAGTTGAACTACAAGCCTGCCTAGAACATGGCAGAATAGCAAAG tTTAAAAAAGTCCGTACTATCACAACACGTCCAAACTCCATTAAGCAGGGCAAACAAGAGATGCTTCCTGTTGTCATGAACGGAAAAGAGGATAACCTGTGGTGTACAGAGCTGGAAAG GATCTTCGGCTTTCCCAAGCACTACACAGATGTATACAACATGGGACGCGGGGCTCGTCAGAAGGTCCTTGGAAGGTCGTGGAGTGTCCCGGTGATCCGCCACTTGTTCGCACCCCTCAAAGACTACTTTGCCTGTGAATAG